The genomic segment CGCGTGCAGGGGCCCGCCGCCGCTGGCCGCGAGGGCGGCGCGGCCGTGGACGGCGGCCGCCAGGGCCCCGGCGTCGAGCGGGGCCAGCCCGGCCGCGAGCAGGGCGCCCGCCACGCCGGCGAGCACGTCCCCGGCCCCCGCGCTCGCCAGCCACGCGGGCGCGTCGGCCTGCGAGCGCACCCGCCCCCCGGGCGCGACGACGAGGGTCGCGGCGCCCTTGAGCAGCACGGTCGCGCCCGTGGCCTCCGCCGCGGCGCGGGCGCAGCGCAGCGGGCGCGCCGCGACCTCCTCGCGGGTCACCGGCCCGGTCCCGCCGTCCTCGGCGTCCAGCGCGCTCAGCAGCCGCGCCAGCTCCCCGGCGTGGGGGGTGAGCAGCAGCGGCGCCCGCAGCGGGCCGTCGTCCAGCACGCGCTCGAGCAGGGCCGGCAGCGCGCCGGCGTCGAGCAGGCAGGGCAGGCCCTCCTCGACGGCCGCGTCGAGGGCGCGGTGGACGGCGGGCGCCTGGTCGCCGTCCTGCGGGTCGACGCCGGGGCCGGCCACCCACGCCTGCACCCGGCCCGGCCCGGGCACCGCCTCGGGCCAGCGCTGGCGCACGAGCTCGGTGGGCCGCGGGGGCCCGAGGTAGCGCACCATGCCGGCGCCCGCCCGCACGGCGGCCCCCACGCACAGGACGGCGGCGCCGGTGTACGCCTCCCCGCCCGCGACGACGCCCACCACGCCGCGCGAGTACTTGTCGCTGGCGCCCTGCGGCACCGGCCACAGGGCGGCGGCGGCCGCGGCGCCCAGGCGCTCCACGACGAGCTCGCCGGGCTGCGGCGCCGGCAGGCGCAGACCGATGGGGGCGACCACGACGCGCCCGGCGGCGGGCGCGGCGGGCGGCAGCAGCAGCGCCGGCTTGGCGGCGCCGAAGGCGACCGTCGCGTCCGCGACCACGTGCCGCCCGTCCGGCGGCACCTCCCCGGTGTCCGGGTCCACGCCGCTCGGCAGGTCGACGGCCACCACCGGCGCGCGCGGCGGGACGGCGGCCACGAGCGCCGCGGCGGACGGCGCCAGGCCCGGGCGGCCGCCGGCGCCGAGCAGGCCGTCGACGACGGCGTCCGCTCCGGCCAGCGCGCCGGCGACCAGCGCCGACGAGGCGTCCGCCGCCGCCACCACCCGACCACCGGCCGAGCGGAAGGCGCCCAGGGCGCGCTCGGAGGCGTGCTCGGCGGCGAGCAGCGCCGTCACCGCGGCGCCCCGGCCCGCCAGCAGGGCGCCCGCCAGCAGCGCGTCGCCGCCGTTGCTGCCGCCGCCGACGAGGAGCACCACGCGGCTGCCGTAGACGCGCCCGCTCACCGCCCCGCTGCCGTCGACGCGCCCGCGCAGCACGTCGGCGACGACGGCGGCCAGCGCCGAGGCCGCCCGTCCCATGAGCACGGGGTCGCCGACCCCGGAGGCGGCCTCGGCGCTGCGGACGGCCGCCACCAGGCGCGCGGTGGTCACGGCGCGCCCTCGCCGGCCGGCGGGCGGGGCGGAGCCGCGGCCTCGGCGACGACGACGGCGGAGGCGATGCCCGCGTCGTGGGAGAGGGAGACGTGCAGGGAGGCCACCCCGAGCTCGGCGGCGCGCGCGGCGACCGAGCCGGTGACGCGCAGCACCGGCCGCCCGCTGTCCTCCCGGTGCACCTCGGCGTCGTGCCAGCTCAGGCCGCGCGGGGCCCCGAGGGACTTCGCGAGCGCCTCCTTGGCCGCGAACCGGGCCGCCAGCGAGGCCAGCGGGAGGCCGCGCTCGGCGGCGGTGAAGACCCGCTCGGCCAGGGCCGGCGTGCGCTGCAGCGCCTCGCCGAAGCGCGCGACGTCGACGACGTCGATGCCGACGCCCACGATCACCGTCGGGTCCCGCTCGCGCTCACCCGCCCATCTTGCCCGTCCGCGCCCACCCGTCCACCGCGGGCGCACGGCGCCGTGCCGGAGCGGCGCGCCGGAGCCGACCCGGGCGCTGGGCGAGCACCAGCACCGGTGCGAGCTAGTGCTCGCCCAGCGCCTCGATCCGGCAGGAGGGTCCGGTCGCGCCCGCGAGCCGCCGGTCGGTGGTGAGCAGGACGGCGTCGAGCGCCTCGGCCAGCGCGACGTACACGGCGTCCCAGCCGCGCACGGTGTCGCGCAGCTGCCAGGCGCGGTCGAGCAGGAGCCGGTGCCCGAACCGCTCCGCGGGCCACGCCTCCAGGTCCTC from the Quadrisphaera sp. DSM 44207 genome contains:
- a CDS encoding bifunctional ADP-dependent NAD(P)H-hydrate dehydratase/NAD(P)H-hydrate epimerase: MTTARLVAAVRSAEAASGVGDPVLMGRAASALAAVVADVLRGRVDGSGAVSGRVYGSRVVLLVGGGSNGGDALLAGALLAGRGAAVTALLAAEHASERALGAFRSAGGRVVAAADASSALVAGALAGADAVVDGLLGAGGRPGLAPSAAALVAAVPPRAPVVAVDLPSGVDPDTGEVPPDGRHVVADATVAFGAAKPALLLPPAAPAAGRVVVAPIGLRLPAPQPGELVVERLGAAAAAALWPVPQGASDKYSRGVVGVVAGGEAYTGAAVLCVGAAVRAGAGMVRYLGPPRPTELVRQRWPEAVPGPGRVQAWVAGPGVDPQDGDQAPAVHRALDAAVEEGLPCLLDAGALPALLERVLDDGPLRAPLLLTPHAGELARLLSALDAEDGGTGPVTREEVAARPLRCARAAAEATGATVLLKGAATLVVAPGGRVRSQADAPAWLASAGAGDVLAGVAGALLAAGLAPLDAGALAAAVHGRAALAASGGGPLHAEVVAAALPGVVAHLLTTGTWP
- a CDS encoding holo-ACP synthase, with the protein product MIVGVGIDVVDVARFGEALQRTPALAERVFTAAERGLPLASLAARFAAKEALAKSLGAPRGLSWHDAEVHREDSGRPVLRVTGSVAARAAELGVASLHVSLSHDAGIASAVVVAEAAAPPRPPAGEGAP
- a CDS encoding type II toxin-antitoxin system VapC family toxin yields the protein MLVVDASCLVEVIIGGPDAEEVRQRLAADRDHAAPHAVDVEVFGVIRREHLRGRLDATAAAQAVEDLEAWPAERFGHRLLLDRAWQLRDTVRGWDAVYVALAEALDAVLLTTDRRLAGATGPSCRIEALGEH